AAGTCCCTGCTACACTGCCTTAAGCCCTCGGGAAcccaggctcccaggactcacattTTCGGACAGAGTCTTCAAAGCCAGTTATGCCTTCCAGAAGGTCCATGTTCtcatccagggcttgctgtggaaGAAAGGATGCCCCAGTATTAACACTAGCACCATCACTCAGCATTAACCAGTCAGTGCTGACGttgtggaggctgagacaggagggatCAAAAGTTCTGAGTCAGCAGGTGTGAGCAATCCGGGTACAGGAGATcgtgcctctgcctgcctgcctgcctgcccacctgcccGCCCCTGTCTCTggtttaagacaaggtttctctgtgtagccctagcagtCCTGGAACTGGCCCTGaaaaaccaggttggccttgaactaaaaaaatccacctgcctctgcctggctggGAAGTCCAACAACCAAATCATAGAAGgtaaatgtgtacacacacacccaggcaGGTCATCTGTACACTTTCCATTGCCTCCATCTCCTTCAGCCACAAGGGTCTCCTCACTAGACCTgcctacctcaggccctttgtgCGGCTTTGTGCCTGGAAGTTTCCTCTTTGCAGCTCATCCTTCACCCCTCCAGGTTTTTACTCTCAGCAAAACTCCCTTAAACAAGAGCGGgagagctgggcaatggtggcgtacgcctttaatcccagcacttgggaggcagaggcaggcagatttctgagttcgaggccagcctggtctacagagtgagttccaggacagccaaggctacactgagaaaccctgtctcaaaaaaacaaaaacaaaaaaaaaaaaacaaaaaacaaaacaacaacaacaaaaaaaacaacccaaaaccaaacaaacaaacacaagaacaAGAGTTGGAGAAAGAAGGGCTTCACTTTGGTGGAAGCCATTAAGTTGGGAGAAAACCTATGAGAGCAACTATCCTGGAAGCCCTTGGCCTTGTCTGCACGGGAAACTGGACACCTGAAGGCCAAGGTTACTGTGGGTCTAACAGGAGATGGTGTGTGCTGAAAGCTGAGCAGAGGGTACCACAGAACCCTCAGTGAGCAAAGCAGAGCAGCTTCTAGGTCAACAGGGGAGGGGGGCACTGAGAACGGAGACCCACAGTCCCTGGCCTGACCCACTGAACATGAACTTTTGGGATATCAGACTTTTCTGTTTTGTATTATTTCTTCAAGCCCTggctgtctctttttttttttttcttttgccattgtGTTTTGGATAGTCTTGTTATATAGTCAAAGTTGGCCCCAACTCTTCTTTTCtaaacatttgttttttaaaaataattattaatgtattattattatgtattattataATTGCTcttttcacacacaccagaagagggcatcagatcccattacagatggttgtgagccaccatgtgattgttgggaattgaactcaggacctctggaagagcagccagtgctcttaaccgctgagccatctttccagccccctaaacatttattttagaaggcaagattttgggctggaaagatggctcagtggttaactcagaggtcctgagttcaattcccagcaaccacaggtggCTCTCAACTACCTGTtatttgatgcccttttctggcagtcaggtgtacatgcagatagagcactcacatgcataaaataaataaataaatagtttttaaacaGGGGAAgatcacatatatatacatatttttttggtgtggtttgtgtgcgtgtgtggttttttgagacagggtttctctgtgtagccctggctgtcctggaactcactctgtagaccaggctggcctcgaactcaaaaatacacctgcctctgcttcccaagtgctgggattaaaggtgtgcgccaccacgcccggcaaggcagattatatctttatttatgtgaatgtgagtgtatCTATGTGTAAGCATGAGGATGTGTGAGTGGGTGCCCATGGTGGCCAGAAAAGGCTGCCCAACATGGGCACTGGAGCCAAATTCTGGtcctttttaataaaacaaaacacacacacacacacgtatatacatatctatatatgcacacagtgcacatatacaatgtgtatgggtgttttgcctgcatgcatatctgtgtaccaagtccatggaggccagaagaacatgggtcccctagaactggagttacggatggttttgagccattgctGTTAAcctccctggcctggagctctgtCCTCCACCTCCTAAGCTCTGGTACTCAGGACAGGGCCACCAACCCAGCTTAGATTCCCCCTGGGTGTCTGTCCATGTAAAGGCTGGAAAGGCAGAGAGCTCGGAGTGGATAAGAGAGGGTTCGTTTCTAAGGGCTCAGAAGGAGGGGACAAGGTCAGCCGCAGCCACGCGGGTCAATCCTGGCTCTATGCAAAGAGGAGACGCCCTGAGCACAGAGCCCAGGACCACTTGGCTACCGCTGCCTTTGCttgtttgagataggttctcatgcagctcaggctgacctcaaactccctgTGCAGCTGAGGGTGACATCgagctcctgattctcctgcccccctcacacacactccACCCCCGCCCACAATCTTTTAGAAGTATAGGTGTGTGCTAACGTGCCGAGTGGGGATGGCACCCAGAAGACATTACCCAGAAGGCTTGAAAGTGGCAGGTCTCCAGCAGGTCCCCGAGGTACAAGATCTGCCGGATGGGCCGCTCTTCTTGCTGGCATCATGATGCATTAAGGAAAACAATGCAGGAAGCCATGGGACTAGCTCAACCCTCTCCACCCATCTCCTAGTGGAGACGGTGCCCCCCAAAGAACTGGGAACTCGAATCAGAGGCGTAGTTCAGCAGCACAATGCTTGAGTCCTGTGCTGCACATGTGTGAGGGTCTGGGTCCCATCCTCAACACCACAAAAAATACCcaccacttgggagacagaggcagcggatctccgtgagttcaagcCCAGTATGGTCTCCGAATCAATTCCAGCTCGGATGATAGAGCAAGACCCTCTCTCGAAGTTCATGGACAGAAATAAATCAAAAACTCTGAGCCAACaaaatggttcagcaggtaaaaaaAATGCAGTGTGAGCCCAAGGACCGGCATGCCTGGAAGCCACAGGTGGACGGGGAGAAGTTCCAgcccaagttgtcctttgacctccacgtgCACTGAGACACTGGAGCACGTAGAGCAGCCAAGACTGGCTCAGCACCGAGCAGgcactgtgtttttgtttttttttatggcaTGCACAGAGCCCTCCACCTGGCCTGCTTCCCAGCCCTCGCATGCTGCAAGGATACATGTGCCTGGTCGATCATACATTTACACAGAGTGAAGTCGGTGTGGGGCAGGTTGGTGAGGGCTTTCAGCAGAATCTGGGCAGTGACTGTGGTCTGGAAGAAGGCTGGGTTGAACTGGTACCTGAGAAGGACAACAAGAGACATAGCAGCGGTGGTCTCTTGCAAAGCTGGCTGTAGAGGCAAATGCCTGCAACCCCAGGACCCAGGCAGGCTGCAAGCTTGAGGCCACTCAGGgctatttttatacaaatggataaAATGACAGCCTGTGTATGCCCCTTTCCTGGGGTCTGGAATCTAGGAATGTGTGAGTTCTAACACTAACTGTATCTTCTATGTAACCTTAACTTCTGAGTCCATTTCCCTGCTCTAGACACTGTTGCATAACTCACAAACGGATACAGTTAGAAGCTGTCCCTGGAGTGGGAGCCAAGCTGCCTGGTTTAgggctccccaccccctccagcaCAACCTATAATAGAGGCTAGCACACACTGAGCACTCAAGGAGCAGCCAGCATCTCCGGAAAATACATtatccccattttatagatgtgaACACTAAGGCTACATAAACTGGTGCACAGgaactgcagaggcaggtggacctctgtgagttcaaggccagcctggtttccatagcaagttccagagccAACAACTACATAGCGAGAGACCttgattcaaaaaacaaaacaccaaaacaaactaAGCTATACAGCTGGCGGTGTGTCAAGAAAGCACTGGAGGGCAActaggtgtggtagcacaggCTTGTAATCACAATACGAGTAAGCCTGAAGCAGAAGAACTcgggagtttcaggccagcctgagctatacagtaaAACGCTGGGTGGGTCTCAGAGAAGGGCAACCCCGATGGATGGCGTGTGGATGGCGTGTGTGCACActgccaacacttgggaggttgaggagttcaaagccatcttgaTAGCAAGTTCTAATCCACTGACCACTACAGGACCCTGgctgaaaattaattaattaacaaaaccagaaaaaggaccagagagatggctcagtcagcatAAACACTGTGTAAACTCACTGACCCAGGCTAAATCTCCTGGACTCGTAAAAACAGGCTTTAGTGAGTATATGTGGAGGCCCAGCACTGCCATGGGGAGAGGAGaaacagaatcttctagaagtGTGTAGGCCAATCAGCATTCAGAGGCAGACACTCAGAAAGGTGGAAAGTGCTGGACATGGTGCCCCACGCCGTTAGTCTCaaagctaccctggtctacatcgTAAGTGGCAGgacttaacaaaacaaaatggtggAAAGCGAGATTGACTGCTCCGAGTTGTCCTTGGACCTCCACACTTAAAACTCACACTCATAAAACAAAAcgaattaaaaagaataaaataaatgtttatgccAGGTAGGCATGCCAGCCTGTCTCGAACTCGGTCTCTGAGGTGTGAACAGAGGATCCCAAGAGCAAGCTGGTTAGCAAGACAAGCTGTGTTGGTGGATTCTGGGCTTAATGAGGCCTTGACTCTGAATAAGGTGGAAGAATGACTGGTGCCTGCTATCAACCTCAAGGCTCCacacgcatgtgtgcacacacagcccctacacacacacacacacacacacacacacacacacacacacacacactcatgaatatgggcaaaagaaacaaggaaaaaggCTGCCACCAACCCAGGGCCGAGAGGAAGATCTCTGGTGTAGAAAAGCTTGCGCTATGTGATTACAGCGGAGCTCAAAAGAAAGCaggcctgggctggtgagatggctcagtgggtaagagcacccgactgctcttctaaaggtctggagttcaaatcccagcaaccacatggtggctcacagccatctgtaacaagatctgacgccctcgtctggattgtctgaagtcagctacagtgtacttacatataataaataaatctttaaaaaaaaaaaaaaaaaaagcccagctactgtttaaaaaaaaaaaaaaaaaaaaaaagaaagcaggcctGACCTAAGCTGACTCAAGGGACCCAAGGCTAGGCCATAAGGGCTCAACAGTGATTACCTAAGCTGGGGGGTTGATGGGGCAAAGCATGTGAGCCAAGaggcagtgaaactaacaaaatgaATTTTCATTTACAATAATCTGTCTAGCAACACAACTGTTTATTGACCATCTTGTATGATTTTGGAATGGATTAAAGacaaaaacagggctggtgagatggctcagtggttaagagcaccgactgctcttccaaaggtcctgagttcaaatcccagcaaccacgtggtggctcacaaccatccttaacaaaatctgatgccctcttctggagtgtctgaatgtacttacatataataaataaataaataaataaataaataaaataaaataaaaaagacaaaaacaaaacaaaaactcctaaTCTGACCTTCTAAAACACCGAAGAGAAGTCCCATCTTGCAGCTTGCCCCAGGCCCCTCTGCACCAGGTTCCCTCTCCAGAGTGGCTTCCTGCTAGGCAGCTGTTCGTATGAGGGTGGGGACAGACACTCACAGTTTCAGGACGGCCAGGTTGGCCTCCAGATCATAGGCATTCTCTTTGGCTTGTGTCTCCACATATCGCTCCAGGGTAGCCAAGTTCTCAGGATTGTACCTGGAAGAGCATCAAGATGGGTGAACAGCCTGGCACAGTGGttacatgcctttcatcccagcacctaggaggctgaggcaggacaggaggattgcaagtttgaagCTAGTCTGCAATTAAtagtgaaaacctgtctcaaaaggaaaaagggagccgagcagtggtggcgcacgcctttagtcccagcacttgggaggcagaggcaggcggatttctgagttcgagaccagcctagtctacagagtgagttccaggacagccagggctacacagagaaaccctgtctcaaaaaacaaacaaacaaacaaacaaaaaaagggggggggaagatAGGGAGATaactacacagacagacatgagtAAACAAAGAGAAGAACAGAGGCTAGTCCTTAGGGACCACTGTAATTTGTTAACCTGAAATCACTCTCTTCTTCCTACAGCTTTTATTCTGGCCATGGGATATTCCTCactttgctattttctttttaaataaatctgtAGGAAGCTTTATTACATTCATTcgatcttaaaataaataagttagtcCCACCCACTGGAACTACCCAGATAGCTGATCAATTAACTGTACAACATCCAGTAAATGTTTTTCCTAACATGGGCCTCTAGCTAGCCCTACTTGAGCCCCTGGTCATGTCTAGGATGCCTCCAACCTCAGTCAGTCTCTGCAGCCCGTATGTTTTCCTGAACACCTTCTCTTCGATCCCGTTCTGACCCAGTTCCATCCTCTCCTGCCTATCTCAATACGTGGCTTGACCTGACCAGGCCCTGATCGCTCCTTATTGTCACTATCTGCTGAATGGGGTTGTCGCCAGGATGGAATGGGAACCTAAGTCCAGGAACGCAGGACCGGTTCCCGTTTCCATCACCTCCGGTCCC
This Mus musculus strain C57BL/6J chromosome 7, GRCm38.p6 C57BL/6J DNA region includes the following protein-coding sequences:
- the Eif3k gene encoding eukaryotic translation initiation factor 3 subunit K isoform 1 (isoform 1 is encoded by transcript variant 1), yielding MAMFEQMRANVGKLLKGIDRYNPENLATLERYVETQAKENAYDLEANLAVLKLYQFNPAFFQTTVTAQILLKALTNLPHTDFTLCKCMIDQAHQEERPIRQILYLGDLLETCHFQAFWQALDENMDLLEGITGFEDSVRKFICHVVGITYQHIDRWLLAEMLGDLTDNQLKVWMSKYGWSADESGQVFICSQEESIKPKNIVEKIDFDSVSSIMASSQ